The proteins below come from a single Anderseniella sp. Alg231-50 genomic window:
- the pheT gene encoding phenylalanine--tRNA ligase subunit beta, translating to MKFTLKWLKQHLDTDATIDEICDGLVGVGLEVEGVEDRTRALAEFTICKVKEARQHPNADRLRVCDVETAGGLVQVVCGAPNARTGLVGVFAGPGTHVPGTGVDLEVGTIRGVESAGMLCSERELMISDSHDGIIDLAEDFPIGMSAAEALGLDDPVIDVAITPNRPDALGVYGIARDLAAKGLGRLKPLDVPEIAGTYKSPIGVDLRFADEDPMPCSMFVGRHIKGVKNGPSPDWLQRWLMAIGLRPISALVDITNYITFGFGRPLHVFDADKVHGTVHARMAKPGETLTALDGKEYTLDETMTVIADDNGAEGIAGIIGGEVSGCGEDTENVFIEAAFFDPVRTAATGRKLNVITDARYRFERGVDPAFVEAGAQLATRMIMDLCGGEPSELVIAGAAPLNTRAYDLRKSRVRSLGGIDVPEARQVEILTALGFGVTDNGDVLSCSVPTWRPDVHGEADLVEEVCRIYGLDQVQSEPMQRAHAVAKPVLTTRQKRMLAARRALAGRGLNEAVTWSFLPAAQADLFGGGQPELKLANPISVELSDMRPSLIPNLVAATGRNVDRGQAQVGLFEVGQVYAGDQPEDETLRASGVRRGQTGPRHWGEKARNVDAFDAKADLVAALAVAGAPVASVQVVHGAPSWFHPGRSGTVQLGPKNQLGWFGEVHPRVLDAMDVKGPLVAFETNIDAIPEPKSSQAARPPMNASDLLPVKRDFAFVIDADVPADKLLRAARGAEKALVSDVSVFDVFEGGNLGEGKRSLAIEVTLQPRDKTLTDEEIDTVSKAIVAGVTKATGATLRG from the coding sequence ATGAAGTTCACTCTGAAATGGCTCAAACAGCATCTCGACACCGACGCCACCATCGATGAAATCTGCGATGGCCTCGTCGGCGTGGGCCTTGAGGTCGAAGGCGTCGAGGACCGCACCAGGGCATTGGCGGAGTTCACCATCTGCAAGGTGAAAGAGGCCCGCCAGCACCCCAATGCGGACCGCTTGCGGGTATGCGATGTTGAAACCGCGGGCGGCCTGGTTCAGGTGGTGTGCGGTGCGCCCAATGCCCGCACCGGTCTGGTCGGCGTGTTCGCGGGTCCCGGCACCCACGTGCCCGGCACCGGTGTCGACCTTGAAGTCGGCACCATTCGTGGAGTTGAAAGCGCCGGCATGCTGTGTTCGGAGCGCGAGCTGATGATTTCCGATTCACACGACGGCATCATCGATCTGGCGGAAGATTTCCCCATCGGCATGAGCGCCGCCGAGGCGCTGGGTCTTGATGATCCGGTAATCGATGTTGCCATAACACCGAACCGGCCCGATGCGCTGGGTGTCTACGGCATTGCACGTGACCTGGCGGCAAAGGGCCTCGGCAGGTTGAAACCGCTGGACGTGCCGGAAATTGCTGGCACCTACAAATCTCCCATCGGTGTTGATCTGCGGTTCGCCGATGAAGACCCGATGCCGTGTTCGATGTTTGTCGGCCGCCACATCAAGGGCGTGAAGAACGGCCCGTCTCCGGACTGGCTGCAGCGCTGGTTGATGGCCATCGGCCTGCGCCCGATTTCCGCGCTGGTCGATATCACCAACTACATCACTTTCGGTTTCGGCCGTCCGCTGCATGTGTTTGATGCGGACAAGGTGCACGGCACCGTGCATGCCCGCATGGCAAAGCCGGGTGAAACACTCACGGCGCTCGACGGCAAGGAATACACGCTGGACGAGACCATGACGGTGATCGCCGATGACAACGGCGCAGAAGGCATAGCCGGCATCATTGGCGGCGAGGTATCCGGTTGTGGCGAGGACACCGAAAACGTGTTCATCGAAGCAGCCTTCTTCGACCCGGTTCGCACTGCTGCCACCGGCCGCAAGCTCAATGTGATCACCGATGCACGCTATCGTTTTGAACGCGGCGTGGATCCGGCCTTTGTGGAGGCCGGCGCCCAGCTTGCCACCCGGATGATCATGGACCTGTGTGGCGGTGAACCGTCCGAACTGGTGATCGCCGGCGCTGCCCCCCTGAACACCCGGGCTTACGACCTGCGCAAGTCCAGGGTCAGGTCGCTCGGCGGTATCGATGTGCCGGAAGCCCGGCAGGTGGAAATTCTCACCGCGCTCGGTTTCGGTGTCACCGACAATGGCGATGTGCTGTCATGTTCGGTGCCGACATGGCGTCCGGATGTCCATGGCGAGGCCGACCTGGTTGAAGAAGTGTGCCGTATCTACGGCCTGGACCAGGTGCAGTCCGAGCCGATGCAGCGCGCCCATGCCGTTGCCAAACCGGTTCTGACCACGCGCCAGAAACGCATGCTGGCGGCACGCCGGGCGCTGGCCGGTCGCGGCCTGAACGAGGCAGTGACCTGGTCGTTCCTGCCCGCAGCCCAGGCAGACCTGTTCGGCGGCGGTCAGCCGGAACTGAAACTGGCCAATCCGATCTCGGTCGAATTGTCCGACATGCGGCCGTCGCTGATCCCAAACCTGGTGGCTGCCACCGGCCGCAATGTCGACCGTGGCCAGGCCCAGGTCGGCCTGTTTGAGGTGGGCCAGGTCTATGCCGGTGACCAGCCTGAAGACGAGACCCTGCGGGCATCAGGTGTCCGGCGCGGCCAGACCGGCCCGCGGCACTGGGGCGAGAAGGCGCGCAATGTCGATGCATTCGATGCCAAGGCTGACCTTGTGGCCGCTCTTGCCGTGGCAGGCGCGCCGGTTGCCAGCGTCCAGGTCGTGCACGGTGCGCCGTCCTGGTTTCATCCCGGCAGGTCCGGCACGGTTCAACTGGGGCCGAAGAACCAGCTCGGCTGGTTCGGCGAAGTGCATCCGCGCGTGCTTGATGCCATGGACGTAAAGGGCCCTCTGGTGGCATTTGAGACGAACATCGACGCCATCCCCGAGCCCAAATCGTCCCAGGCCGCGCGTCCGCCGATGAACGCATCGGACCTTTTGCCGGTGAAACGCGATTTCGCCTTTGTCATCGACGCCGATGTACCGGCAGACAAGCTGCTGCGCGCCGCGCGCGGGGCCGAGAAAGCCCTGGTGTCGGATGTCTCGGTGTTCGACGTGTTTGAAGGCGGCAATCTCGGCGAGGGCAAGCGCTCGCTGGCCATCGAGGTCACGCTCCAGCCCAGGGACAAGACCCTGACCGACGAAGAGATCGACACCGTGTCCAAGGCAATCGTTGCCGGTGTCACCAAGGCAACCGGGGCTACCCTGAGGGGGTAG
- a CDS encoding GFA family protein, whose amino-acid sequence MIKGRCECGSVRFEVNAVRQTVTVCHCSQCRRTSGHLWASTHAPFDSVKFTSDSGLQWYASSTTAKRGFCKTCGSSLFYRMNDEDGIGIAAGCLEDAGDMAMGKHIFVADKGDYYPVPDDAPVFRQG is encoded by the coding sequence ATGATCAAGGGCCGATGTGAGTGCGGAAGCGTGCGCTTTGAAGTGAATGCCGTCAGGCAGACAGTGACCGTCTGTCATTGCAGCCAGTGCCGCCGGACAAGCGGGCATTTGTGGGCCTCGACACATGCGCCGTTTGACAGCGTCAAATTCACCAGCGACAGCGGTCTTCAATGGTATGCTTCATCGACGACGGCAAAGCGGGGGTTCTGCAAGACCTGTGGTTCGAGCCTGTTTTATCGAATGAACGACGAGGACGGGATCGGCATCGCCGCCGGTTGTCTGGAAGACGCTGGAGACATGGCCATGGGCAAGCACATTTTCGTGGCTGACAAAGGCGACTATTACCCGGTGCCTGACGATGCGCCGGTGTTCCGGCAAGGCTGA
- a CDS encoding PilZ domain-containing protein: protein MNNKRNSHPRYALSHPVSLLIGDNGCRVFCELKDMSLTGAKLASVPLRYLPERFKILVPSENVAVPCRLRWMKGSEAGVQFIGDPDYRHNIYDGNRALAYGAFDLRP from the coding sequence ATGAACAACAAACGAAATTCCCATCCGCGCTATGCGCTCAGTCACCCGGTCAGCCTGCTGATTGGCGATAACGGATGCCGTGTGTTCTGTGAACTGAAGGACATGAGCCTGACGGGCGCGAAGCTCGCATCGGTGCCGCTGAGATACCTGCCTGAAAGATTCAAGATCCTGGTCCCCAGTGAAAACGTTGCAGTTCCCTGCAGGCTGCGCTGGATGAAAGGATCAGAAGCCGGTGTTCAGTTCATCGGTGATCCTGACTATCGCCACAACATCTACGACGGGAACCGGGCCCTGGCTTACGGAGCGTTTGACCTGCGGCCCTGA
- a CDS encoding alpha/beta fold hydrolase — MCCTTDRQAERRFGGCAHPERVSGLVLVSGYAAGWRIGASVEEKEKREAVLTLTKHGWGTSNRAYRHIFSQTFMPDAKPEDLEWFDEFQRQCTSPENAVRFQNAFADIDVRESLAKVKVPTIVFHSHDDQRVSLDQGRELAIGIPNARFVPLESRNHILLDHEPAWETCRDAITAFLEEHGI; from the coding sequence TTGTGCTGTACAACAGACAGGCAGGCTGAACGCCGCTTTGGCGGTTGTGCACATCCCGAGCGGGTGTCGGGCCTGGTGCTGGTTTCAGGCTATGCGGCCGGTTGGCGCATTGGCGCGTCGGTTGAAGAGAAGGAGAAGCGCGAAGCAGTTCTGACGCTTACCAAGCATGGCTGGGGAACCAGCAATCGCGCTTACCGCCACATATTTTCGCAAACCTTCATGCCAGATGCCAAGCCCGAAGACCTGGAGTGGTTCGATGAGTTTCAACGCCAGTGCACGTCACCGGAAAATGCGGTCAGATTCCAGAATGCCTTCGCCGATATCGATGTGCGCGAAAGTCTCGCAAAGGTGAAAGTGCCGACCATTGTGTTCCATTCACACGACGACCAGCGCGTCTCACTCGACCAGGGCCGTGAGCTGGCAATAGGTATTCCCAATGCCCGGTTTGTGCCGCTTGAAAGCCGGAACCACATCTTGCTGGATCACGAACCGGCCTGGGAAACCTGCCGGGATGCAATAACGGCTTTCCTGGAGGAGCACGGAATCTGA
- the msrA gene encoding peptide-methionine (S)-S-oxide reductase MsrA — translation MFGFARKKLEIPSAADALPGRDTPIPTSAKHLVNGNPLKGPYPAGHEIAYLAFGCYWGCERVFWIRPGVWVTAVGNIGGTTPNPTYDEVCSGQTGHAEAVMVVFDPKVVSYDQILKYFWEAHDPTQGMRQGNDMGTQYRSGIYWVGDAQRDAALASKAAYQKALDARGYGSITTEVREATEFYFAESYHQQYLAQNPNGYCGLAGTGVACPIGVGVEA, via the coding sequence ATGTTCGGTTTTGCCCGCAAGAAGCTCGAGATACCGTCGGCCGCAGACGCCCTTCCCGGCCGCGATACGCCTATCCCGACGTCCGCGAAACATCTGGTCAACGGCAACCCGCTCAAAGGTCCCTATCCGGCCGGCCACGAGATCGCCTACCTGGCATTCGGCTGCTACTGGGGCTGTGAACGGGTGTTCTGGATCAGGCCGGGCGTGTGGGTGACAGCCGTCGGCAATATCGGCGGCACAACGCCGAACCCGACATATGATGAGGTCTGTTCCGGCCAGACCGGGCACGCAGAGGCCGTGATGGTCGTGTTCGACCCGAAGGTCGTTTCCTACGACCAGATCCTCAAATATTTCTGGGAAGCACATGATCCGACGCAAGGCATGCGGCAGGGCAATGACATGGGCACCCAGTACCGGTCCGGCATTTACTGGGTCGGCGATGCCCAGCGCGATGCCGCACTGGCCTCAAAGGCCGCCTACCAGAAAGCGCTGGACGCTAGGGGCTACGGTTCCATCACCACGGAAGTTCGTGAGGCAACCGAGTTCTATTTCGCCGAGAGCTACCACCAGCAATACCTGGCCCAGAACCCGAACGGTTATTGCGGCCTTGCCGGCACCGGCGTGGCCTGCCCGATCGGGGTCGGCGTCGAGGCATAA